From the Mesotoga prima MesG1.Ag.4.2 genome, the window GATTGGAGACGTCCTTATGGATGATATCGATGGCCAGGGGACTGCGCTCATTGCCACGCGTCCTGTGAAGAGAATTCAAACTTTTCTTCCTTAATCCTACTACTTGAAATAACGTTTGATTCGGGTTAAAATAATCATTGTGTTCCAGCGTGGCTCAATGGCAGAGCATCCGGCTGTTAACCGGACGGTTGGGGGTTCGAGTCCCTCCGCTGGAGCCAGAACTCCCCCTGTTGGGGGAGTTTTTTATATCCAGCTCTGTCCTGGGACCTTGGGAAAGAGTCTTGTTCTTGAAACGTTGTCTAGAGAACAGACATATCTTGTCAGTCTTTCGACACCAATTCCACAACCTGCAGTCGGAACAAGCTCTCCTCCTTCTGCGATATCCATGTACCATGAGAGTTCTTCAGGGTCGTTGCCTTTGAAACCCATTCTTTCAAGGATTCTCTGATGCTCCCATTCTCGTTCTCCTCCGGACAGAGTTTCACCAAATCCATGAGGAAGTATTAGATCCATATCCTTGAGTGTTCTCTTATCTTCCGACAACAAGTCATAGAATTCCCTCTCCCATATTGGGAAATCAATTAACCAAAACGGCTCGCTAAAACTGGCGGATAGTATCGTTTCAAAGTCTTTTCCATACTGTTCATAAGCGTCCATGAATTTCACCGTAGCAAAGGGTTTTGAAGGAATCGAAGGATCCGAGGAAAGAAAATCCATTTCTTCGCTGCAATTTCTCTTTACTGAAAGCATTACTGTAATTATGAGGTCTTCGATGAGAGACATTATTTGCTCTCTCTTTGCGTTCCGGATTTCAAGATCAATTTGACTGAACTCAAAGAGATGTCTTCCTGAAAGTGCCTTTTCCGATGTTTCAAGTCTTACATTCGGAGAAACAATGAAGATCCTTTCGAATGATTTACACGCTAGTTGCTTGTGAAATATCATTGACTGCGTAAGGCGATACTCCTGATCGTAGTAAGTGAACCTTGTGGTGTGAACTTCGTGATTAAGTGGATCGGTGATCGGAGATACAATAGTAGGAAGTAGCTCGACAAAGTTCTTTCCCCTAAGAAAACTGCTTGCTTCTCCCAGAATTGCAGATTTTACTTTAACTGCCGACTTCACAACCGGATCACTAAGGTGCTCCAACACTCTAGAACTGAGTCTCCCGATGCTTTCCATTTTCTCACCCCTTCAAAAATTAAGGCCGATGGATAACCATCGGCCTTCTAATCTTTTTTGTTGAAACGCAAAGATTAACTGACCGATCCCGGCCAGTTATTATTAGAAAGTGCTATACTGTATGAAACTAAAATCAATCTTTCCATATTCCTTCCTCCTGAATGATTCATTCTACCATCTGCAAAGTAACACAGAAAGCATTTCGTTTAAGATTTGTTGAAGTATCTTTGTTAAATAGTGCTCAATCGGTTTATAATACTAGTATGAATATTATTCCAATTTTCGTTCCACATGAGGGTTGCAGAACGCGATGCATATTCTGTAATGAATACTCCGCCACTGGAGTCACTGGAGTTCCCGATGAGAAAGAGATCGTTTCCACTGTAGAGAAGTATCTTTCATTCTTTAGACATCCAGAGGATGTGGAGCTTGCATTTTATGGTGGCACATTTACCGGGTTTGGTAATCAGCAGAAGTACCTGGAGGTTGCAACTGAGTTCTTCAAAGCAGGTCAGATAAAGGGGATCAGATTCTCCACCTCTCCGGGGCTCATATCCGAGAGGTTAGTAGAGTATTTGAAACCTTATCCGGTAAACTTTATCGAGCTTGGAGTCCAGTCTTTTGATGATACTGTTCTGGAGAAATCTAACAGAGACCACAACACCAGCGATGTTTATAAAGCAACTCACTTGTTGAATAGCAACGGAATCAAATTTGGCATTCACTTGATGACCGGGCTACCCGAAGACTCAGAGAGTAAGGACATTCACTCGACCAGAGAGGCTATCAGAGTAGGTGCCTCTTCCGTTAGGCTTCATCCTCTGGTGATTTTGAAGGGTTCTCTTCTTGAGAATGAATACAAACTTCGTAGATTTTCGCCTCTTGACCTCCAGGAGTCTATTGAGATTCTCTGGAAAATGTACCTTCTGCTCTCGACATCGAATGTGAAGATAAACAGGATTGGTATCTGTCTGTATGGAAAGCAGATAGACAACGTGGTGGCCGGTCCATTTCACCCTGCGATTGGAGAACTCGTGCGTGATAGACTTTTCCTTGAAATCGTCAGGGCATTTTCCGGGGAAATGAAGAGAAACGAGCTAAGACTTCATAATAAATTCAAACCATTTTTCACAGGTCATAAGAAGGGAATTGTCGAGGAAGCCCGTAAGGAGGGGATTCTTATAGACTTCGCTCACGATGGTGAGGAAATCGATGTTTCTCTTTATATGAGACGGATCAAAGAAAGGGTTCTGGAGGGAGTTTATGCTGAGGCTTAATTCAGTTTACATAAAAGGATTCAAGAGCTTCGCCATGCCAACTAGATTCGAGGTCTCATCGGGCATGACTGCGGTAGTCGGACCCAATGGCAGTGGAAAATCGAATGTTGTTGACGCGATAAGATGGATATTTGGCGAGCAGTCTATGAAAAACATCAGGGCCGACAGCAGGGAAGATGTCATCTTCAACGGTTCAGAGAGATTTCCACCTTCAAACTCCGCTGAAGTCAAACTTGTATTCGAATCAGAGGAAGGAATCTTTTCAATTGCGCGGGAGATATCTAGAGATGGACAGTCGTCTTACAAAGTCAATGACAAACAGTCCAGACTGAAGGATATAAAGGAGCTATTCCAGGGAACCGGTGTTGGAATGGATATATACTCTATAGTTGGGCAGGGACAGGTCGATAAGGTAGTGACGGCCTCGCCATACGAGCTGAGGGCTCTCATTGAAGAGGCTGCCGGTACTGCGGTGTACAAAGAGAGGAAGAAAGAAGCGCTGGGAAAGTTGGCGGCAACGGAAGAAAATCTAAGCAGACTTGAAGACATAATTTTTGAGCTTGGCAAACAACGTAAGTCTCTTTATCTAAAAGCAAAAAGGGCTGAGAAGTTCGTTGAGTATTCTGCGAAACAGAAGGAGCTGAAGAATCTCTTCTTC encodes:
- a CDS encoding elongator complex protein 3, which codes for MNIIPIFVPHEGCRTRCIFCNEYSATGVTGVPDEKEIVSTVEKYLSFFRHPEDVELAFYGGTFTGFGNQQKYLEVATEFFKAGQIKGIRFSTSPGLISERLVEYLKPYPVNFIELGVQSFDDTVLEKSNRDHNTSDVYKATHLLNSNGIKFGIHLMTGLPEDSESKDIHSTREAIRVGASSVRLHPLVILKGSLLENEYKLRRFSPLDLQESIEILWKMYLLLSTSNVKINRIGICLYGKQIDNVVAGPFHPAIGELVRDRLFLEIVRAFSGEMKRNELRLHNKFKPFFTGHKKGIVEEARKEGILIDFAHDGEEIDVSLYMRRIKERVLEGVYAEA
- a CDS encoding asparagine synthetase A — its product is MESIGRLSSRVLEHLSDPVVKSAVKVKSAILGEASSFLRGKNFVELLPTIVSPITDPLNHEVHTTRFTYYDQEYRLTQSMIFHKQLACKSFERIFIVSPNVRLETSEKALSGRHLFEFSQIDLEIRNAKREQIMSLIEDLIITVMLSVKRNCSEEMDFLSSDPSIPSKPFATVKFMDAYEQYGKDFETILSASFSEPFWLIDFPIWEREFYDLLSEDKRTLKDMDLILPHGFGETLSGGEREWEHQRILERMGFKGNDPEELSWYMDIAEGGELVPTAGCGIGVERLTRYVCSLDNVSRTRLFPKVPGQSWI